The following DNA comes from Salvelinus namaycush isolate Seneca chromosome 39, SaNama_1.0, whole genome shotgun sequence.
catagaacagatgtACCATTTTGACTTGCTTTCAAAAgcgtgacagatctataactcatttctatgtgaatttgatcAGGTAGCCCAAAAAGTTCCATATTACAGCTTTAATgttgtctcccccccccccccagataacTAGAATACTGTTGAAATGGTACTGCATTCGATATCAATGAAGCACTTAACAAACAATGAAACGCAGTTGTTGGTCATCGTAGCTACAGCCTCATGATAGCATTTAGTTTTTTATGAGAAACTTGCGCTCTCAGTGATTTGCTGGTGACATAAGGCCTGACTTGCATCTCTGTcttctatctcgctctctcttttctccagaCCCTAACGGCTGTGTGTACCAGAGTGTGGTGGCGGCGCAGGGTTATGTGGGGCTGGAGGGGGTGCAGCCCCTGCCTCGTAGCCTGCGCCTGAGGCTGCCCGTTGGGGAGGGGGAGCTGGGAGCTGCCTCGGCAGTGGCCCTGGACGAAGCTCATGTGGCTGTGGTGGGGGTGCCCCATCCCTCCGCTAGGACTGGCAAAGGTAAATATCAGGGTTTGGATCAATGCCATGTCAATTCAGGAGCTAAACAGAAATGTCAATTTTCCTCATGTGGAGTTCTAGTTTACTTCATGAATTGATTGAATTCTGATTCTCACACACATTCGCCCAATCCAGCATCAACCCCTAGATACGTACTTTTCAAAGTTCTGATTTGACGCGTGTAAACAACATGGTGATATCTTCCCCTTGTTTGCTCGGGAGCTTTCACCACATTGCTGACATCCATCCGatcctttttattattttttccaTTTCAGATTTCCTCTGCATCTGGAATACTAATTTCCAGACTCTTCAGGCTGGCAAGGAGATGGTGGGAAGAATTCATGGACAGGTAGGAATACGCAGAATTTGGAGTGATCTTTTTTTTTTGCCTCACAAACTTCAACCAAATGACTCTATGTATCTTGTACTAAAGATCCACTTCCCTCCTATTTATATCAATGATCGTTCCTTAATTTCCCCTCAGGTCTGGTGTTATTTGGGAAAGCTGTTTGTCCCTCATGGCAAGGCCCTCTCCGTCATTCCCTACGAGTGTCAGAAGTCCTCTCTGGCCTCGGCCCTGGGGAAACTACGACACGCTGGGATCGCAGGTAACAAGGCACTTCCTCAGTAAAACAGTCACCAGAGTGGCGTTTGTCGTCCTTGACAGTGCCTGGTTGaatctaaaatggcaccctattccctatacagtgcactgctTTTAATACAAGCCCTagtgtccctggtcaaaagtagtgaatagAAAGCCATTTCAGATGAAGATATATCACTCCTGTTTACACGTTATTGCATATGTTTCCTTCACCTATCTAATGTACTGAATCTGTAAATGACTGTTTTGAAATTGCATCTGAATAGCATCCCTTGAAATGTCATCGTAAGCAAACAGTTTAGTTATTTGCGGCTTTGTAGTGTCCAAATCGTCGGTGGCTGTGCCCTCTTGGAACACCCTACTCCATGGGGATCAGCCACAGGGGCCCACCAAAATAGTGGAGACCAGGAAGAGTGTAAGTTAACCTGACTTCCTGAATTGATTGACCCTAGTACTTTACCACCAGAATGGATTAATGTCAATTTCACCTGTTCTGATTGGTCCTCCCTTGTACAGAAGCTGAGTCGGAAGAGCCAATCAGCGCAAGCCCTCACAGTGGACCAAGTACTGGAGCTTATCAAGgtatgttagatcaactattcaTTTTGCTCTTCTGTTTTGGTAGGCTCAAACAGCTATTGATGTTGTACATTGAGTGAATGACAAATGACCGGTCCTTTTCATAGCGTATTTATATCAAATGTAATTGTTCTCAAGGAAATTTTAAGTTAGGTGTTAACTGTGTTCAACCTCAACCCCTCCAGACTCGTCCAGTGGATGAGGTCCAGAGGGAGGTGGAGGCCCTGGTCTCCAGAGGCGATGCCCAGGACCTGCAGCTCTCGGTGGGCCAGCTGGCCTGCCACCTGGTGGCCCGAAGCCAGGCCGAGACAGCCTTCTACACTCCCGTGGCCCTGGCACAGCTGGTGCAAACACAGTGCCTTTGCCACAGGTGAGGGTGGCATTGGGTTGACTCGTACGGTACGGGAGTATTGGTCCTTTGGACAGGGAGGTTATCAGAATGATGGGCTATGTTGGGTGCATGGAAAGTAAATGTGAACAGGGTCGTCAGCTCGTAGTAGTGTTGGTGCCATCCGCTTGTTATGCAAGTTGGGGTGTGTGTCTTGCTTCCATCCTCACCGATCTAGCAAGACATCTTTGTTGAAGTACTTGAGACAACATTTTGAGTGTCTCTTTGTCGGATACATTTGCACTCGGTCTCCGACAGTGAGCTTCATCATTTCTTCCTGAGACCAGCGGAGTAGAAAAAGTCAGAATGATCAGCTTCTATCCAGTAAGCACATAAAACTGCTTCGCCGGGCCAAATATACACTCCTTTCTGGAAACATGAATACCTGAAGTCTTTATATCTATTATAGACCTGTTTGTGCAGtgatgaacctataggccttcagtgtgtgacaggttagtacagtggtgaacctattggaCTTCAGTGTGTGAGAACAGGTTATTAATGATGCTGAAATGTAAACAACCGTAATACCAACACATATGTAGGAGAGGTGCTCTTTGTTAaagggtcagtggtgtagtggaggctatATGCCATATAAGCACTTTATGGCGGTTGTGTGTACTCCCTTAATCCCCACTGATGCAAAGTAGCGTAGTGGATGTACATACGACTTATCAGttatgtagtacaatagagaaatcatgcacaaagtagcctaAAATTTCGCAACGCAGGTGAAATGTATTAATATGCATGCCGCACCCATAGCCTAGTTTCAGAGGAATATCATCTGCAGGCAGCAAGAGTGCACAGTTGtcaactggttttggcatggagctGCTCAGAAGAATGACATTGGTAGACGGTAGGGTAGGTAAGAAATACCAGTGAAAgctaactaaggcaacaatgggtatgcaaaccaggtattaGTCTGAAGTCTTGGTTAGTAGACTATTTGTGATGCGCAATTCTGTCATCATGCCCTGTTTGCATCAGGGGTGTGGGCCTGGGTGGACACAGgtccacccaatcagattgagctgagaaataatacattattatTCAAAATATACTCCTCACGATCCCCCACCCCCACAAAATATCCTAGAACATCACATTTTTGTTGTTCTATTAAAAAAGGTGATTTATAGTGCTAATCTGAAAAATATATAGGAAAACTCATTTAAAAAACGTAGAAAACAGGATTTTTCACACACGGTAATTTTCCTCCGCTTGGCAGGCCacttgtgatttttttttttttttgcaaaatgtgAGTATTCTCCAgttaccactacaccaccacataGGGCatatggaaagacagcagtcacacacatttGTATTTAACTAGCCAAGTACGTTAAGAACTTTTTCTTATTTACACACAGCATGATGTCAAAGGATAAGCAGTCTATACACGTGGATATAGTAAGCTAGTAGGTCCCAATCATgagaatacaaaaacacaaccatcaGGCTAATGTACAACTATTACTCCCCATTGCATAAACGTTTCATGTTTAGCACAAAGTAACCTGCGACCTAAAGTTTAAATGTAACAATGTTTCACACGTTAGTTATTTTCATAGCGATTGCTAACAGCAAGCGAGCTgcaataaaaaaactaaaaaaacaattccactcaccagatgatgataatttgaaacttaacttcttgttgagagttattcttgaaaagggagaagctaacaaattagGAACAACATCTTCtttgataacacctgctgcagccTCTGCAACTAGTCTACCACAAAAGATGGCTAGCTAGACCGTGGGAAAACTACGGCTCCTTATTGTGCAGTGACCGGTTGGCCTTTGAAGGCAGAAGTTACCATACGTTTTTGTAAAAACGGTACCACCTATTACAAGTCAAAAGTTGGTTGGTTGATTAAACTGTCACTCCAAAATGTTGCccctaatacagttgaatggTAGATGCCTTCTATCTAGTTTgatggcctagccaatggctTGTCTTAGCTAGGTTTATCTCCCCAGAGACCACAAAAAAGAAAATCATGAttggatcttttttttttttttttcagtgttAACCTTTCCATTCCAACAAAAGCTGAGGAGATTAAATCAGAACATCACTGAAAATAATAATGTAATTAGAATTATTGTTTTAATTATTTTATATATCCTTTGGTGTAGAAGGCCcattgttccccactgtgtttgaGTTAGTGATGATTTCTAGAGTGGCTATTTTCCCTCAGAATGCATTTTTAACCATTCTGAATGTATAAAGAATCcatatgttgttctgaaatatgaacacagaaatactggacatttacATCTCTTATTATGGTGGTGATTTGACAAAATGACAATCATGGTCTTTAATTTGACTTTTCCGTGgctcggtcttgactcggaccGCTTGTCGCCCTCCCGGCCTCAGGTTTGacagtctccccccccccccatccggTTTTGGTCTTTTTTCTCCGGGCTTGGTCTTGAATCTgtctcgctttaggtggtctcgaACACTGCAAGAAATCATAGGTGAAGACATTATTGTGGGTGGGTACCTATCCAGTTTCAGCACCTATCAGTAGCAACGAAGGAAAGAATACTAGGAAAGGAAGCTTTTTGTAGTATTTTCACACAGACTGTTGTTGAGTCCCTTGGTTTGGTTCTGACCTGTTCTGTGTGTCTTTCTGCAGCGTGTGTCCCGACCTCCTGCTGCTGGCCCTGGAGCACAAGGACTACTTCCTGTGTCAGCTCTGCCTGCAGCTCTTTCCAGACATCCCTGAGGTGGTCACGTGTGCCTGCCTCAAAACCTTCATCAGGTCAGTCTAACTCGATAGTGTATGGGGCGTCTTTTGTAACAACCTATACGTTGTGAATAAGATTAATTCTGGTGAAGCTCGGGCTAGTGTTTCCTACCAGTGCAGGAGCTTGGTTATGTATTTGTTGGCCTAATTGTTGTGCTCTCTTTTGATGGTTGAAGTTTCTATTCATTGTGTACAATGCATTTTTTCCCACCACATTGTAAACCAAGCGGTCTCTTTGTGGCTGTGTATTGCTTTTAAATTATCCTTATTTTGAAGTGCTTTATTTCTAGAACTTGTTTTGTTTGAACCATTTCCAATGCTTCCAAGTCTTGTTCCTGCAAATTCAATAGTTTGTCAACTCATATAAATAGCCTGAAATCAGGATTGTTGTTGTAACGGCCGTGTGtcactctccctcaagtgtgcCAGACGGCGACGTGGAGATGGTCAGTCTGGAGCCGGACAGCGTGTCTTTCATGGAGGGCCTGGTGGCGGCGGGGGCCCGGGGGGGCCAACAGAACGGCTTCAGCCCGCCTCTGTTTGAGGAGGACAGCTGTGACGTCAACCACCAGCCCAAACCTCCCCAGGATAAAAAGAACCCCACACTGCAGCTAGAGGCCTGCCCCGTGGGTCTACACAAGGCTGTGCTACTGTATCCTTTTGTATAGACTGGACAATCATTTCCCTAAACACTATCCCATTGCAAGACTACAGTAATATCTGCTTATGTCATTATTGATTGAACAGTGTATTTGATAGACGTACATTGACACACAGAATCATCAATAGTCAGAGGGATTGAACCAACACAAGGCTGTGACTGTATCCTCTCACTATAGCTTTGTTGAATTGTTCATTAATAGGGATAGATAAAATATTAAATAACAATGACACATTTCATTGTCAACAGTCGGCTGCAATGCACCATAATGTTTTCCTTGCGctaatatacagcaccagtccATAGAAATGACTCTTAAACCTGTGTGGAGGTGTTATAACTTAACTGTGCTGCTATAGTAATGAGGTCCTGCAGACGCCGTACAGTGACAACTTCCTGCTCCCACACCTGAAGGACCTCAACACTCAGCAGGTTATTGTGAGTAGATACCTGTGTCCCATCTCCTTGACAATATGCCATCGTTGGGATCAATTCCATTCAAGTCGATTCAGGAAGTAAATTCCAATTCCAGTCTTCCTCATTGAAGaacagtaaaatgtgaatatttgtgtacttcctgaattgactgaatttatTTGGAATTGACTGTAATCCTGCAATATACCatggtgttttttgttgttttttactaCCAATTTATGAATTGCAGTTAGCTATGAGGATGCATTGAAAGACTGATGGTTGCATCCTTCTGTTTCCTCTCCTAGCTCTTTCTTCAGTACCTCCAGTTTGTCTATTTGAAATATTCCCAAGACATCTACACACAAACGCCAGTTTTGAGATCGCCCACGATGACACAGGTTGGTACATGGAAGCATGAAAGTTATACAAAAGGTGAATGCATATAATTATATTTTATAGCATTAACTTAATGTGTGTATTCTCAATTTCCTTTTCTAGATCATTGACTGGGTGTGCTTGTTGTTGGATGCTCATTTCACGGTCTTGGTCATGGCTCCTGATGCCAAAGGATTGCTGTCAAATCTCCAAAGCTTTGTCAAGTCCCAGGTATATGCTTTCTCTTTGGTCCAAATGATATTTGACCATTTTTGCCATAATGGTTCCCTTGATAACAACTAGTgtaatttgtttgtttttattgcCGTGAGAATAAAAACCCGTTGAGGCACCCAGGGAGGAATGTTTACCTCTTCAGTGGTTCAAACTGGAAAAACAAGTGTTGCAATTATAAATGCTAGCCGTTTTGTGTCAGAACTTGAAGGTAGACTCAGCGTTATGACGTTGCTACGAGCAGCATCTGACGATATTAGGATGAGCACGATGCAAGACTTTGCTGACACACAgagtatctgcgcatgtgcactGGTTCGCTCCACGCTTATAAAACGTGCTAGCTACGGGACCAACCCAGCTGAGGAATTTAGCCACACGCTTCAACGTTCTTATTTGTTTGCCGAAATTGACACACTACTGCtatttactttgtgcatctacTTCATCTTTAACGTCTATCCCCATCTACCCATTCCAGGTGAAACTATTCTCTGAACTGGGGAATATCGAGAGCAGCCTTCAAGAGCTCCACAAAATGAAGCCGTCGAAGGACATCAGCCAGTACTCCATAGAAGTCATTGAGCTGTTTTAGACTACATTTACAGATTATTTCTAATTAAACTCTGCCGTTGACCTTCTCTCCCCATTTTCTCTTGGTCAGTTGCGTCGTTGTGATCCACTTTGTATTTGGTCCACTACCAAAAGGTCCGTGGTTCAACTGCTGTATCATACCTACCTACTGTAGATGCCTacactggtcccagatctgcttgTGCTTTCAACGATGAGCATAGGAGTTGGCTGTGCAGCGCCCAAACAGATCTGGGGTCAGTCTAGTAGATTCACAGATGTGTAGAGCAAATGATTCTCTTTTTCTGAACTGTGGCATTGCTGAGGCCTAGGTCCCTATAGCCATGTGATTTGTATTTGTCTCTATAATCTTGAGGGCGTGTGTAGTAGAAATATTTTCTAATATGAATTATGTAAACGATATAGTCCTATGATATTGCAACATGGCATAGATATTTTTAACCTATGGAACATACTGTCCCTTTATAGTAATATACAAAATACTCACATGTTTAAAAATGGAAATGGGACTCAACCTTCCATATGGTTGACAGTCTTGTGGTTAAATGTTGTATTTCCTGAAGGCTATTTGGACTGTGAATAACTGTACATCTCCCAATCACATTGTAGTGTCGCACATGTTTTCTATAGATACATTCTGTGTTGCATTCTCACAAAGTCCATTCTGAATTCATATGACAGTGTTTTGTATTAAAAATACCCTATGCACAAAAGGACCCTCGTCTTGGTACCATCATGAATGGTTATATGTATGTCTAAGGTAAGATGACATGGTACATGATACCATATACAAAAGTattgtggacaccccttcaaattagtggatttggctatttcagccatacctgttgctgacaggcAGGGGCGCAAGTTAGATTTTAAAAGTTGGGGggagcctacccgaccgctcagaGGCGTCTGTATGGTCAATGATAAAACGGGGGGACAAAAatacaatttcagaatgtgggtcCCACCGTCCCCggtgaaagttgtgcccctgaTGACAGGTGTATGGGATAGAgccacagccatgcaatcgccattggcagtagaatgagtttactgaagagctcagtgacttttaacgtggcacagtcataagatgccacctttccaacaagtcaatttgtcaaatttatgccctgatagagctgccctggttaactgtaagtgctgttattgtaaagtggaaacatctaggaacaacaacggccaattgtaaagtttggtggaggaggaataatggtctggggctgtttttcatggttacaggctaggccccttagttccagtgaagggaaatcttaaagctccataaatcaaattatatttgtcacatgtgccaaatacaaccttacagtgaaatgcttacttacaagcccttaaccaacaatacagttttaagaaaaaataagttAAGTAAAAAATGatagtaacaaataattaaagagcagcagtaaaataacaatagcgaggctgtacacagggggtaccagtacagagtcaatgtgtaggggcaccggttagtcgaggtaatttaggtaatatgtagagttaaagtgactatgaatagaAAATGAACAGCATAAAAGTCagggaagccatttgattagctgttcgggagtcttatggcttgggggtagaagctgttaggaAGTcttttagacctagacttggcgctccggcaccgcttgccgtgcggtagcagagagaacagtctatgaatacaatgacattctactattctgtgctttcaactttgtggcaacagtttggggaaggccctttcctgtttcagcacaaAAATGCCCCTGTGTACAGaacaaggtccatacagaaatggtttgttgagatcggtgtggaagaacttgactggcctgcgcaGCACCCTGACctctccatcgaacacctttgggatcaaTTAGAACgcagactgcaagccaggcctaatcgtccaacatcagtgcccaacctcacttatgctcttgtggctgaatggaagcaggtcaccgcagcaatgttctaactctgtggaaagccttctcagaagagtggaggctgttatagcagcaaatgggggacaaactccatattaatgctcatgcttttggaatgagatgtttgaaaaggtgtccacatacttttggtcatgtagtgtatgtaattTAGATATCCACATCAATATTTTTTGCAATACTGCTAAAGGCTACGTGGAACATGCAACCAGAAAATgaagtttttttttaaaaacacttGGAGGTGCCCTTTTCCATTGTGTTGTACCGCCTTTTGCATAAAGACAGTAGGTAATATCAAGACATTAATTGGATTCAAATGGGCGTAACAAATGTATAGTTGAAAGATTTGGGCATTAGAAGTACTACCCTTTAGAGGGAAACTTCCAATTCACATCGTCAAAAAAGATCGTTGTCGGCAGGATTCGAACCTGCGCGGGAAGATCCCAATGGATTTctagtccatcgccttaaccactcggccacgACAACTTGATATTTTATACATCAAATTACTCCCAATTTAACCCATCCCCATGTTAAACCTGCTACTATTTATCGTTTTTAAGACTGTTAGCTCTTTTTGAACGACCATTCACTTTGCTGACTGCTTCTATTGAAAATGTAGCTATAACATCGAAATAATTAGACTTCTGCCTGCTGGAGTTAATAAAGATATGTGCTTGTTTTAAATAGAAAAGCCTTGGCGTTGACAATCTACAGAGAGCAGGACGTAGTAGTAGTATGCCTGAtctaaataggctacatttgAGAGCATAAACCATAGACTGTAATTTAACATAATGTAGCTAGGCCCTATCATAAGAGAGGTATTTTGGAAACATTGTAGCaacaaagagagaaaaaaaagaaacaatgTTGCACCACAACTGATACATTGGTAGGTTAAGTCACCATCATTCATTCCATGGTGATGGAACTATTCTGATGTTCTTCGTTCTGATCCAGAATGTTGAATGACCTCTTCATAATATCCGCTGTGTGCATCAATAAGTAAACACAAtgtttgaatattttttttactatcctattttttaaataaatgcatGCAATTATCCAATGCAATACACAATATATTATGAGTATTTTTTACCATTAAAATAAGTTTATTGAATAACTCCACTCTGCATTAGCAAAATTACAAATTGAGTCTATTTGATAATAGCAACAAATCAACTACCAATACATACATGATTTAAATGTTGACATATAGTTTAATTCTCCCTAATATGTGCTGGAACTCTGGAACTGACTTAATTAACAACAACTTGGTTTCATGATTCTGATCTTTCCCGTGTCCGACTACGTATGCTTGCCTACATTCTGGCTAGAATGACGACGTCAGCTGCAAATTGACAACGCTGTTACATTGTAATAAATCCATGTTTTCTTGATTTGTATGAATTGACATGACAAGTGAACGTAAATAAACAATCGTGGGGGCATCACGTTTGCACGGATAACACATTTTATGAACTAAATGCGTCTACTGTAGAATAGTAGTCACGTGACCTCCATACAGGGCCTGCTGTCTGTTTTCAGTGGAGGGAGAGATCCGAAGAAAAATGGCGACTGCAGGCGACCTAAAGCGGGACGCCGGCCATTCTATTTGAACTTTCTACTAAAAATTGAGCCCGGGGCTTGGTGGGGCTAATTGAGACTATCGCAACGTTGGTTAGGGTTTCCGAGGGTGCCCGTTTTTTCGGGTTTGCGTGGACTAGTCGCGCGCTAAaattgaaataaaaaataatacatcTGCTACAATGcgagggagaagaggaaggccGCCTAAACAGGCAGCGGAGATGCAGGAGGTTTCTCCTGGGCCAGTTCGCGGTTCGAGAGGGAGAGGTAGCCGTGGTAGGGGAAGGGGCCGAGGACGTGGCCGCGGACGAGGTTCGGTGGTGGATACCGGTGATACAGAAATTAATCGGAGAGAAAACTACCATTCGTCCAGGGGCCGGAGGAAAGTTGGAGCAGCGACGACATCGCGGGGCAGAGGAAGAGGCAGGGGTTCGAGAGGCGGTCGCGGCAGCAGGGGGAGACGGCCACTGTGCAAGGTGGTCTACGATGACAATAGCGACGAGGAAGAGGATAATATTAGTTTGAGGTCGGAGGAAGACGAACTTTTACACGAGAATCCCTCAGACTACGAAGAAGAGGCCGTGGATAATGAGTCCGATTTTCTGGAAGAATTACCAGATGAGGATGATGCTAGCTACTGTACAGAGAGCAGCTTTCGGAGCCATGATAGCACGCACGGAAGCACTCCAGGTACGTTTGCTTGCAATTTAGAAGCATTTTTCAAATGCACGCCAAAGTGTTAGTTTTTATTTAGCACATTTGGTAAGCAAGCTGCATTGTTCAAAATGGAGATTGCACTCATAAACAGGCCTTTGTTTAGGAGCTCTGGTGATCGTTTGCTAGTTCCCGCACAGTGAACACTACTGTCGGCTCGCATGTTTTCTGGTATAAAAAATC
Coding sequences within:
- the LOC120032603 gene encoding nucleolar protein 11-like — translated: MAALYEEFTLCGLVQTQNASDSPIQGIELDGDSDHVVVTDSTRSVTLYKVSDQKPLGSWTVKQGQLLTCPAVFNFQTKEYVVVSDNKVIRVWKDEDLSLDKTFKATVSADVWRVHSAPGGEPVVLFQRGAVRLLDSLLSAPQQPIEDVLSEEEVIRWSTNIVAEKQHFVLFTTEQKGERCLYVQRLNPNTLQKYRLEREDSGAAPLSFSASLRDKHLNLLYLYPNGCVYQSVVAAQGYVGLEGVQPLPRSLRLRLPVGEGELGAASAVALDEAHVAVVGVPHPSARTGKDFLCIWNTNFQTLQAGKEMVGRIHGQVWCYLGKLFVPHGKALSVIPYECQKSSLASALGKLRHAGIAVSKSSVAVPSWNTLLHGDQPQGPTKIVETRKSKLSRKSQSAQALTVDQVLELIKTRPVDEVQREVEALVSRGDAQDLQLSVGQLACHLVARSQAETAFYTPVALAQLVQTQCLCHSVCPDLLLLALEHKDYFLCQLCLQLFPDIPEVVTCACLKTFISVPDGDVEMVSLEPDSVSFMEGLVAAGARGGQQNGFSPPLFEEDSCDVNHQPKPPQDKKNPTLQLEACPVGLHKAVLLNEVLQTPYSDNFLLPHLKDLNTQQVILFLQYLQFVYLKYSQDIYTQTPVLRSPTMTQIIDWVCLLLDAHFTVLVMAPDAKGLLSNLQSFVKSQVKLFSELGNIESSLQELHKMKPSKDISQYSIEVIELF